GCCTTCTTGACAGACTCCTTGATGGCAGCGTAGCTGGCGGGCTTTGAGAGGCGGCAGGTGAGGTCAACAACGGACACATCGGAGACTGGCACACGGAATGCCATACCGGTCAACTTGCTACAAAACAAAGCTAGATGGTAAACTTCTCCAGTCAGCATCAAAATTGATCAGTTGTCTTTCGATCTGTCTTGCACTGACCCGTTAAGCTCAGGAATGACTTTGCCCACAGCCTTGGCAGCACCAGTGGAAGCAGGGATGATGTTCTGGTGGGCGCCGCGGCCATCGCGCCAGGCCTTGGCAGAGGGGCCATCCACGGTCTTCTGTGTGGCAGTGTAGGCATGGACTGTGGTCTGTGAAGAGGTACGGAAaatcatttttaagatttttccattttgttatgtttttggaagaagtctattatgctcaaaAAAGGCTAGTTTTCAAGAATCaagttttctacttgaatatgttttaaaaagttattaatcctatgatgcaaagctgtattttcagcatcattactttagtcttcagtgtcacatgatcactcagaaatcatactaatgtgctgatttggtgcccaagaaaaatgtgttattattatcaatattgaaaacagttctgttgcttttttggtggaaactgataaatattttttaaggattctgtgatgaatcaaaagttaaaaataactgcatttatttgaagtagaaatctttaGTAACGTTACAAAtatatcacttttgatcaattttgatacttttattcagcatccTTACTGGATAAacatattatttcttaaaaagaaaattgaCTGCAGACTTTTGAAAACGAATGCTACATTTTAATTACAGTCCAAACGTGCCTTTCACACATCATGTTGCCCATTAAAACCCACTGTTTCAATGATGTCATGCTTTTTGGTTTCCTTTCAGCCTTTATTTCTAAGAAGCAGATGTTAAATGTTTGTCTTAGTTTAAAAGTGTCAAAAtagttgcaaaatgttttttgaccCAATTGAGCACATATAAGTAGGACTCATGTCACGCCAGGCATCAACTTACCATGAGGGCCTCCTCAATACCAAAGTTATCATGAATAACTTTAGCCAGGGGAGCCAAGCAGTTAGTGGTGCAGGATGCATTGCTGTGATGttttcaacaaaaacacacattaacatggttttctCCTAATGTTGCACAGGTCAGTTACTTTCACatgcatgcattaaatatttcttttgcaTGCTGACATGCATTAGACTTGGTTTGCTCACCTGACAATGGTCATACTGGAGGGGTCATACTTGTCCTGGTTGACTCCCATCACAAACATGGGAGCATCGGGTGATGGGGCGGACACAACCACACGCTTGGCACCACCCTGGATGTGAGCCTATGGGGAcgaatttcacaaattattagtattataataatatttgatgcTATACATTTACACTCCAGATGCCTCTGAGGTGCAGACTTACTGAGGCCTTCTCAATGCTGAGGAAGACTCCGGTAGACTCGACTACATACAGGGCACCAGCATCACCCCATGGGATCTCAGCAGGCTTCATACTAAGTGCAAGAGAGAAAAAGAATTAGCACAACACTACAGGCTATGGTTGAAACTCCTtatactatttctgcagtatctTTTTCTGTAAACATAAAATAACCATATTAACTGCCAAAACAGTACTGTATCATACAATGCAGTGCACACTGAAATACTGTGTAGAACGATATACAAATCTTCCTTATTTGACAGTGTTTACTATGAATTTAAACATGTTTGCGGTCTATGT
This genomic stretch from Cyprinus carpio isolate SPL01 chromosome B16, ASM1834038v1, whole genome shotgun sequence harbors:
- the gapdhs gene encoding glyceraldehyde-3-phosphate dehydrogenase 2, coding for MSELCVGINGFGRIGRLVLRACLQKGIKVTAINDPFIDVQYMVYMFKYDSTHGRYKGDVHQEDGKLIVDGQAISVFQCMKPAEIPWGDAGALYVVESTGVFLSIEKASAHIQGGAKRVVVSAPSPDAPMFVMGVNQDKYDPSSMTIVSNASCTTNCLAPLAKVIHDNFGIEEALMTTVHAYTATQKTVDGPSAKAWRDGRGAHQNIIPASTGAAKAVGKVIPELNGKLTGMAFRVPVSDVSVVDLTCRLSKPASYAAIKESVKKAAHGPMKGILGYTEDSVVSSDFIGDTHSSIFDAGAGISLNDNFVKLISWYDNEFGYSHRVADLLVYMHSKE